From a single Candidatus Thorarchaeota archaeon genomic region:
- the topA gene encoding DNA topoisomerase I — protein sequence MARIMVISEKPMAAERIAYALDEKHSPQTIKKRKASYFECKRGGDSILVVYALGHLFELKQIEKGWTYPRLKTQWVPKYEVDKKAGATKTIINLIKRLSREIDKFVIATDYDIEGSLIGYLTLKYACKSDPNRASRMRFSTLTREEIEQAYRDMSDSLDFPMIESGCTRHLVDWLYGINLTRALTLAIKRASGWFKIVSTGRVQGPVLAFVAEREREINTFVPVPYWTIDAIGTFKDSKVQLEYSRRRIDIYQEAKKIVQDLTNQMLTVSKIKSTIISVAPPIPFNLSGLQSEAYRHFGFKPSRTLALAQRLYLDALISYPRTSSQKIPPNIDTGKILSDLRAQKTYSKLVDIVLRGGRKTPMQGKKDDPAHPAIHPTGKRPDRRLTPSEKKVYDLIVCRFLALFGQGSKRESTRADLEYETHTFYLRGKRILEPGWILLYGKYTRFEEQELPQIEEGDLVKIESIRTDEKYEAPPARFNPSSLLKQMERENLGTKATRAGIVDSLKSRGYTLNDRFEISTLGYAVFETLENHIPKILSVDFTKHLEQEMEQIREGKRSRTEVLDAAKMELLDILDNFRNQEKIIGQELVEGLQRYWREQQEIGPCPKCGEGTLVIVRSPKTGKRFLGCSRYKEGGCDQTFPLPQRGTIVPLDKKCEFCGYQIIKIVSGRRTWETCINWAECPGRQKDIAALQERRTKRKK from the coding sequence TTGGCACGAATCATGGTAATCTCTGAGAAACCTATGGCTGCGGAGAGAATCGCGTACGCCCTTGACGAGAAGCATTCACCTCAGACAATCAAGAAGAGAAAGGCCTCATACTTTGAGTGTAAGAGGGGCGGTGATTCCATATTAGTTGTCTATGCGCTAGGTCACCTCTTCGAGTTAAAACAGATCGAGAAGGGATGGACGTATCCAAGATTGAAAACGCAATGGGTTCCAAAATATGAAGTTGATAAAAAGGCAGGTGCGACAAAGACCATAATCAATCTCATCAAACGGCTCTCTCGAGAAATAGACAAATTTGTGATTGCAACAGACTATGACATTGAAGGCAGTCTAATTGGATACTTGACTCTAAAATATGCATGCAAGAGCGACCCCAACAGGGCCAGCCGCATGAGATTCTCAACATTGACAAGAGAAGAGATTGAGCAGGCGTACAGGGATATGTCGGACAGTCTCGATTTCCCAATGATCGAGTCGGGGTGCACTCGACACTTGGTCGATTGGCTATATGGGATCAACCTCACACGGGCACTCACATTAGCAATTAAACGTGCTAGTGGATGGTTTAAGATCGTGTCAACTGGGCGAGTTCAGGGACCAGTACTCGCATTTGTTGCAGAACGAGAGAGAGAGATCAACACATTTGTCCCAGTACCCTACTGGACGATTGATGCCATTGGTACGTTCAAAGATAGTAAGGTGCAACTCGAATATTCACGCCGGCGCATCGACATATATCAAGAGGCCAAAAAGATCGTTCAAGACCTCACGAACCAGATGCTTACTGTCAGCAAGATCAAAAGCACAATTATCTCTGTAGCACCACCAATACCATTCAATCTTAGTGGGCTTCAGAGTGAAGCATACAGACACTTTGGATTCAAGCCGAGCAGAACACTGGCACTGGCGCAACGACTCTATCTTGATGCGTTGATATCATACCCTCGTACATCAAGCCAGAAAATACCACCCAATATTGACACCGGGAAAATTCTCTCGGATCTTAGGGCACAAAAGACATACTCTAAGCTTGTAGACATAGTTCTCAGGGGAGGACGCAAAACCCCTATGCAGGGGAAGAAGGATGATCCGGCCCATCCTGCAATCCATCCCACTGGAAAGAGACCTGACAGACGCCTTACTCCAAGTGAGAAAAAAGTGTATGATTTAATTGTCTGCAGATTTCTTGCCTTATTTGGTCAAGGTTCAAAGAGAGAGAGCACAAGAGCAGATCTCGAGTATGAAACACATACATTCTATCTGAGAGGAAAGCGAATACTAGAACCAGGATGGATCCTTCTCTATGGAAAATATACAAGGTTTGAAGAACAAGAATTGCCTCAGATAGAAGAGGGCGATTTGGTCAAGATAGAATCGATTCGAACGGATGAGAAATACGAGGCGCCTCCGGCCAGATTCAACCCGTCCAGTCTTCTAAAACAAATGGAACGTGAGAACCTAGGAACAAAAGCAACACGGGCAGGAATTGTCGATTCTCTCAAGTCACGTGGCTATACGCTCAATGATCGATTTGAGATCTCCACACTAGGGTATGCGGTCTTTGAGACCCTTGAAAATCACATCCCAAAAATACTCTCGGTGGATTTTACTAAACACCTTGAACAAGAGATGGAACAGATTCGTGAAGGAAAACGATCTCGGACAGAAGTATTAGACGCTGCCAAGATGGAGCTGCTAGATATCCTTGATAACTTTCGCAATCAAGAGAAAATAATTGGGCAAGAACTGGTAGAGGGCTTACAACGATACTGGAGGGAGCAACAGGAGATAGGACCATGCCCCAAGTGTGGTGAAGGAACCCTTGTAATTGTTAGATCTCCGAAGACAGGAAAACGATTTCTTGGATGCTCAAGATACAAGGAGGGTGGTTGTGACCAGACATTCCCCTTACCCCAGAGAGGGACCATAGTACCTCTTGATAAAAAATGCGAGTTTTGCGGGTATCAGATAATCAAGATAGTCTCCGGTCGAAGAACATGGGAAACGTGCATTAATTGGGCCGAGTGCCCCGGCCGGCAGAAGGATATCGCGGCCTTACAGGAGAGGAGGACTAAGCGGAAGAAATAG
- the gcvT gene encoding glycine cleavage system aminomethyltransferase GcvT, translating to MSSEPKRTHLYEWHKAHGDVIDFAGWLMPVRYTDIREEHMAVRDSVGIFDTTHMFRFLVEGPQAVEFLQTLTSNNVRKLKEHMGHYTTCLNEHGGIHDDLMLYHIEDDKFIWVTNAGNGPKIWNHMKQHASDFEVHISDLSRDIVMIAVQGPKSLAMMSQIAGTDISALPRLSITKMDLLGSTCYLCRTGYTGEAGVEILLLDTPFNDAGIKKAISFWEGLLSAGAEFGVKPCGLGARDSTRLEAGFVLYGNELDENTSPIEARVPYAVKFKVDPHYIGYDVVLRHKKEGVTKTRIGFVMIDRGIPRHGYDILINDEKVGVVTSGGLSPILQKGIGMGYIKPDLVSDGDVIQIDLKGRIRRAEVKTWPFYDPDRYGATRKSE from the coding sequence ATGAGCAGCGAACCTAAGAGAACTCATCTTTATGAATGGCATAAGGCCCATGGTGATGTCATTGATTTTGCGGGTTGGTTAATGCCTGTGCGCTATACGGACATACGTGAAGAGCACATGGCTGTAAGGGACTCCGTTGGCATCTTTGATACCACTCATATGTTCCGATTTCTTGTTGAAGGTCCTCAGGCTGTCGAATTTCTCCAGACCCTGACCTCTAATAACGTGCGAAAGCTCAAGGAGCATATGGGGCATTATACTACCTGTTTAAACGAGCATGGTGGAATTCATGATGATCTAATGCTCTATCATATTGAGGATGACAAGTTCATTTGGGTCACTAATGCTGGCAACGGTCCTAAGATCTGGAACCATATGAAACAGCACGCCTCTGATTTTGAAGTTCACATTTCAGATTTATCCCGTGATATAGTTATGATTGCTGTACAAGGCCCGAAGTCTTTAGCCATGATGTCGCAGATTGCGGGAACTGATATCTCAGCACTTCCACGATTAAGTATCACAAAAATGGATCTACTTGGTAGTACTTGCTACCTTTGCAGGACTGGATACACTGGCGAGGCTGGCGTGGAAATACTCTTGTTGGATACACCCTTCAATGATGCTGGCATAAAGAAAGCCATTTCCTTTTGGGAGGGGCTTCTCTCTGCTGGGGCCGAGTTTGGGGTGAAACCTTGTGGGCTGGGGGCACGCGATTCTACTCGATTGGAGGCTGGCTTTGTGCTCTACGGGAATGAGCTTGACGAGAATACCTCACCCATTGAGGCGCGAGTTCCGTATGCGGTCAAGTTCAAAGTAGACCCTCACTACATAGGTTACGATGTTGTTTTACGCCACAAAAAAGAAGGTGTAACAAAGACGCGTATTGGCTTTGTAATGATTGATCGAGGTATCCCCCGGCATGGGTACGATATTCTCATTAATGATGAGAAAGTTGGCGTGGTTACCAGTGGTGGTCTGTCGCCCATCTTACAAAAGGGCATTGGAATGGGTTATATCAAACCCGATCTAGTTTCTGATGGTGATGTCATACAGATTGATCTTAAGGGTCGTATACGGCGTGCAGAGGTCAAGACTTGGCCGTTCTATGATCCCGATCGATATGGCGCCACACGAAAAAGCGAATGA
- the gcvH gene encoding glycine cleavage system protein GcvH — translation MSEGTKVVDGLYYSKDHEWAKVEGDIVTIGITDHAQHSLHEITYVELSEVGSVIKAGEECGLVESMKASSDILSPLSGEIVEVNSELEDAPEVVNEDPYGKGWLFKLRPSNLDAELKDLMDSKAYAELIAQ, via the coding sequence ATGAGCGAAGGAACAAAAGTGGTCGATGGACTCTATTACAGCAAGGACCATGAATGGGCCAAAGTCGAGGGTGACATTGTCACTATTGGTATTACTGATCATGCTCAGCACTCTCTGCATGAAATCACTTATGTTGAACTCAGCGAGGTCGGCTCGGTCATCAAAGCTGGTGAAGAGTGTGGTCTAGTTGAGTCTATGAAGGCATCTTCCGATATTCTCTCTCCACTTAGTGGTGAGATTGTGGAAGTGAATTCCGAGCTTGAAGATGCTCCTGAAGTTGTCAATGAAGACCCTTATGGCAAAGGTTGGCTATTCAAGCTCAGGCCATCAAACCTAGATGCTGAACTCAAGGATCTGATGGATAGTAAGGCTTACGCCGAATTGATTGCGCAATAG
- a CDS encoding glycosyltransferase family 39 protein codes for MESALGMTKLKRFKRSSERFLKQVFHKPKAKISRGSVMIVVTMTIVFFSSLALRLLPMINAQPIVRAFDPWFQLKVTRYITENGYGAFFSWYDDTSWVPFGHDITTAAYVGVPFTSAFLYFAANALGLGVDVTFVSIVMPALLGAITTIVAFFLGRELYNNTVGMLSALFMGYMPAFLQRTVVGFFDNECVGVLAIVLGLFFFVRALKRDSLASAVGAGVSVGYLLASWGASDFLIDLFAMYAFLMLIAGKYSRRLLSTYTLTMTIGFFIGCLVPRNSFDKLTTFSFLVPIGVGVLLAGFEIWTRIGGYRETTAAALSPHMKPLLLSLIMPAVAVSGYFIYANNSDLTIRTASSNPFLTLGGKFLTVINPFYRLDQRIFASVAEHLPSPWSTFYNTLLVLIFFFPLGMYFLFKRGHDEDWLILLYGLTSVYFTGSMIRLGLILAPGVAVLAAVAVNNILSPFAKIVTQSSVFERRRFRVSSSLTSEQALITYGFIAIVLSMAVLGGVNYTSTQVGRPEFASGKLSDGAKYTDWQTAMNFVRNVLPPSATIASWWDYGYWINSAGDGRTIVDNSTHNRTQIALMGYAMMALNLTESLRVFRQWNTTHVLVYWGHRISGFGGDEGKWPWMVRIAEDRFGSSMIDDATYLGDNPNTPDTVETEYTQDAFFQSTIYKLMLYGEPRSEQEANNMGLSDSRKAVDFQGYFKDPDTRWVENIPTNLHNAFKLVHVSAEYGLVKIYEIDYTLLDQALNRSAADWKIEKDSLSDMSLDGSLSTAEKGYSSYDVIFGGDYKATVYTRSNGTHMYYGIKMDSFDNLRDSLGIQIAPLSGTTYSDIRAVNYDGHDAYDGHVSFDGSWNLDSTGATASEFAYGKGVVEFLVPLNATDTQDVMMEEGMNYRIRLFFWNNINIGEPTYASDWNTFWVPIELY; via the coding sequence ATGGAGAGCGCACTAGGTATGACCAAGCTCAAACGATTCAAACGATCCTCTGAACGCTTCCTCAAACAGGTCTTTCACAAGCCAAAGGCGAAGATCTCCCGAGGATCCGTAATGATTGTGGTCACTATGACTATAGTCTTCTTTTCCTCGCTCGCCTTACGATTGCTTCCTATGATCAATGCCCAGCCAATCGTACGTGCGTTCGACCCATGGTTCCAACTCAAAGTGACCCGTTATATTACCGAAAATGGCTATGGTGCCTTCTTCTCATGGTATGATGACACATCTTGGGTTCCATTTGGGCATGATATAACAACAGCCGCATATGTTGGTGTACCTTTCACAAGTGCATTTCTCTACTTTGCAGCTAATGCATTGGGCCTCGGAGTCGATGTCACCTTTGTGTCAATTGTGATGCCCGCTCTACTCGGTGCAATCACCACAATTGTCGCCTTCTTCCTTGGTCGTGAACTCTACAACAACACTGTCGGAATGCTCAGTGCTCTCTTTATGGGATATATGCCTGCATTCCTCCAGAGAACTGTTGTGGGTTTCTTTGATAATGAATGTGTGGGCGTTCTTGCCATCGTCCTAGGTCTGTTCTTCTTTGTACGGGCCCTAAAACGTGACTCTTTGGCTTCCGCTGTGGGTGCAGGAGTATCCGTCGGCTATCTTCTTGCCTCTTGGGGTGCATCAGACTTTCTGATTGATCTCTTTGCAATGTATGCATTTCTTATGCTGATTGCTGGGAAATACAGTCGTCGGTTGTTATCGACCTATACGCTCACTATGACTATAGGATTCTTTATTGGTTGTCTGGTGCCACGTAACAGTTTTGATAAACTCACAACTTTTTCCTTCTTGGTGCCAATTGGCGTAGGTGTTCTTCTGGCGGGTTTTGAGATCTGGACTCGGATTGGTGGTTATCGTGAGACCACTGCTGCTGCTCTCTCACCACATATGAAGCCTCTTCTTCTCTCTCTTATTATGCCCGCTGTGGCTGTTTCAGGTTATTTCATTTACGCAAATAATTCAGATTTAACAATTCGAACGGCTTCTTCGAATCCGTTCCTCACTCTTGGTGGGAAGTTCCTTACAGTCATAAACCCATTTTATAGACTGGACCAGCGAATCTTTGCTTCTGTTGCAGAGCATCTTCCTAGCCCATGGTCTACATTCTATAATACTCTACTAGTTCTCATCTTCTTCTTCCCCTTGGGCATGTATTTCTTGTTCAAGCGTGGACACGATGAGGATTGGCTGATTCTTCTTTATGGGCTCACTTCAGTCTACTTTACGGGTAGCATGATTCGGCTTGGGCTTATTCTTGCTCCTGGAGTGGCGGTACTGGCCGCTGTGGCTGTAAATAATATTCTCTCGCCGTTTGCGAAGATCGTAACACAGTCATCGGTCTTTGAACGGCGTCGGTTCCGTGTCAGTTCATCTCTCACATCAGAACAGGCTCTCATCACCTATGGTTTCATTGCGATTGTCCTCTCGATGGCCGTACTTGGTGGAGTGAACTATACATCTACACAGGTCGGGCGTCCTGAATTTGCATCGGGCAAGCTTTCTGATGGTGCAAAGTACACGGACTGGCAGACTGCTATGAACTTCGTACGAAATGTTCTCCCACCATCCGCTACAATAGCTAGCTGGTGGGACTATGGATATTGGATAAATAGTGCAGGGGATGGACGTACTATTGTTGATAACTCCACGCATAATCGAACACAGATTGCGCTGATGGGGTACGCGATGATGGCACTCAATCTGACAGAGTCATTGCGTGTGTTCCGGCAGTGGAATACCACCCATGTACTTGTCTACTGGGGCCACCGAATCTCCGGATTTGGTGGTGACGAGGGCAAGTGGCCATGGATGGTCCGGATCGCGGAGGACAGATTCGGTTCGAGTATGATAGATGATGCCACCTATCTTGGTGACAATCCCAATACTCCTGATACTGTCGAAACCGAGTACACACAGGATGCTTTCTTCCAGTCCACAATCTACAAACTCATGCTTTATGGTGAGCCACGCTCAGAACAGGAGGCCAATAACATGGGCCTCTCTGATTCTCGTAAGGCTGTCGATTTCCAAGGATACTTCAAAGATCCTGATACACGTTGGGTTGAAAATATTCCAACCAATCTTCATAATGCCTTCAAGCTTGTGCATGTGAGTGCAGAGTACGGTCTTGTGAAGATATACGAAATCGACTATACCCTGCTTGATCAGGCCCTTAACAGGTCAGCAGCAGACTGGAAGATTGAAAAGGATTCCCTCAGCGATATGAGTCTTGATGGCTCCCTCTCCACCGCTGAGAAGGGCTATAGCAGCTATGATGTCATCTTTGGAGGTGACTACAAAGCAACTGTCTATACGCGCTCTAATGGTACCCATATGTACTACGGCATCAAGATGGATTCCTTTGATAATCTCAGGGACTCTTTAGGCATCCAGATTGCTCCACTTAGTGGCACAACCTATTCAGACATCCGAGCTGTCAATTATGACGGTCATGATGCCTATGATGGGCATGTAAGCTTTGATGGGTCATGGAATCTTGATTCCACGGGAGCAACCGCATCGGAATTTGCTTATGGTAAGGGTGTGGTTGAGTTTCTTGTCCCGCTGAATGCTACGGACACACAGGATGTTATGATGGAAGAGGGAATGAATTATCGTATTCGGCTGTTCTTCTGGAATAACATTAACATTGGCGAACCCACATATGCATCCGACTGGAATACTTTCTGGGTTCCAATCGAGTTATACTAG
- a CDS encoding RNA-protein complex protein Nop10: MTLLLKCAHCKEYTLDEKRCPYCGGEVYSPLPAKFSPQDKYGAYRREAKRKARQHQHD, from the coding sequence ATGACCTTGCTCTTGAAATGCGCACACTGTAAAGAATACACACTTGATGAAAAACGTTGCCCGTATTGTGGTGGAGAAGTATATAGTCCACTTCCAGCAAAATTCAGCCCTCAAGACAAGTATGGTGCGTATAGACGCGAGGCAAAGAGAAAGGCAAGACAACATCAACATGATTGA
- a CDS encoding translation initiation factor IF-2 subunit alpha, with the protein MVRKRAEWPQPDEYVVAVATKVAPYGAYVTLPEYGDKEGFIHISEISSTWVRNIRNHIHEGARVIAKVLQVDAQKRHIDCSLRRVSTEAKRKKNNEWKRSQKAEKLLEFIAKDNNMSLEEAYEKVGWPLEDTFGELYRGLEKAADGGMEALADVDIPKDLKEQLVELAKARIEIPSVEIDGELTITVPGPEGVNVIKKALTEGLTLGQKYEKSTVEIYTLGAPRYKLRIVSPDYKEAEDILSVILETVSKSVESDGGTFKFSRK; encoded by the coding sequence ATGGTCCGGAAACGTGCAGAATGGCCTCAGCCAGACGAATACGTCGTGGCTGTAGCAACAAAGGTGGCGCCTTATGGAGCATATGTCACCCTTCCAGAGTATGGGGACAAAGAGGGCTTCATTCACATCTCGGAGATAAGCAGCACGTGGGTAAGGAACATCAGGAATCATATTCACGAGGGTGCAAGAGTCATTGCCAAGGTATTACAGGTAGATGCCCAAAAACGACACATTGATTGTTCGTTGCGAAGAGTCTCAACAGAAGCAAAGAGAAAGAAGAACAACGAATGGAAAAGATCACAGAAGGCAGAAAAACTACTCGAGTTTATCGCCAAAGACAACAATATGTCTTTAGAAGAGGCGTACGAAAAGGTCGGGTGGCCACTAGAAGATACCTTTGGCGAACTCTATAGGGGTCTGGAAAAAGCAGCTGATGGAGGCATGGAAGCCCTAGCAGATGTGGATATTCCAAAAGACCTCAAAGAACAGCTCGTCGAGCTGGCAAAAGCCCGGATTGAAATTCCCTCAGTCGAGATTGATGGTGAATTGACCATTACAGTCCCCGGTCCAGAGGGAGTGAATGTAATTAAGAAGGCACTCACTGAAGGGCTCACACTGGGCCAAAAGTATGAGAAGTCAACTGTAGAGATCTATACACTGGGTGCTCCAAGATATAAACTCAGAATTGTCAGTCCAGATTACAAGGAGGCCGAAGATATACTTTCAGTAATTCTGGAAACCGTTAGCAAGAGCGTTGAAAGCGACGGGGGCACATTCAAGTTTTCACGAAAGTAG
- a CDS encoding 30S ribosomal protein S27e — protein MLTKKEIVEQPNSRFLKVKCLDCENEQIIFGHASTVVKCLKCGKVLARPAGGKAQLEPTARIIEELL, from the coding sequence GTGTTGACCAAAAAGGAAATAGTAGAACAGCCTAACTCTCGATTTCTCAAGGTGAAGTGTCTGGACTGCGAGAATGAACAGATCATCTTCGGCCACGCATCGACTGTAGTAAAATGCCTTAAGTGTGGGAAAGTCCTAGCACGACCCGCAGGCGGTAAGGCACAGCTCGAACCTACAGCACGAATAATCGAAGAGCTGTTGTGA
- a CDS encoding peroxiredoxin, translating into METQEMEKRMLLIGEKVPDFETNTTHGHIKFSEWAKGSWVILFSHPADFTPVCTTEFMAFADIFDELKKRNVKLIGLSIDSIYSHIAWTRAIKEKLGKEIPFPIIEDLSMNVAKKYGMIHPAQSSTAAVRAVFFIDPEFKLRALIYYPLSNGRNMAEILRAIDAFQTSDKHGVATPANWQPGDDVIVPPPGTVDEAKKRLEEGYDCADWFFCKKKI; encoded by the coding sequence ATGGAAACGCAAGAGATGGAAAAGCGGATGCTTCTAATTGGTGAAAAAGTACCTGATTTTGAAACAAACACTACACATGGTCACATCAAATTTTCAGAGTGGGCTAAGGGCAGCTGGGTGATTTTATTCTCCCATCCGGCAGACTTCACACCTGTATGCACGACCGAATTTATGGCCTTCGCAGATATTTTTGACGAGTTGAAAAAGCGTAATGTGAAATTGATAGGCCTCAGTATCGACAGCATTTATTCACACATTGCATGGACACGAGCGATCAAGGAGAAGCTTGGAAAAGAGATACCATTCCCGATCATTGAAGATCTGAGCATGAACGTTGCCAAAAAGTATGGCATGATACATCCGGCACAGAGTTCCACAGCGGCAGTGCGTGCGGTCTTCTTCATCGATCCGGAATTCAAGCTTCGAGCACTCATCTACTATCCGCTCAGCAACGGCCGGAACATGGCGGAGATACTTCGGGCCATTGATGCATTCCAGACCTCAGACAAGCATGGCGTGGCGACCCCTGCCAATTGGCAACCGGGCGATGATGTGATCGTACCACCTCCGGGCACGGTCGATGAGGCCAAGAAACGTCTTGAAGAGGGCTATGATTGCGCAGACTGGTTCTTCTGTAAGAAGAAGATCTAG
- a CDS encoding transcriptional repressor yields the protein MISSRHEIADRIRKTGKRATPQRIIIYEAMWKSRSHPTVADVHSYAIQSDPSISLATVYKTLHLFEEIGLASEFVDGDGTTHYDPETRPHINLICERCGKIEDFEAPPLSTLASDIESKTGFKITSQTFEIRGICPDCQRS from the coding sequence ATGATATCGTCAAGACATGAAATCGCCGACCGCATCAGAAAGACTGGTAAACGCGCCACCCCCCAGAGAATTATCATCTATGAGGCCATGTGGAAGTCCCGCTCTCATCCCACCGTTGCTGATGTTCACTCCTATGCCATCCAATCCGATCCTTCTATCAGTCTTGCTACAGTCTATAAGACTCTCCATCTGTTCGAAGAGATTGGCCTCGCCTCTGAGTTTGTTGATGGCGATGGAACTACCCACTATGATCCCGAGACTCGCCCTCATATCAATCTCATATGCGAACGCTGTGGCAAAATCGAAGATTTTGAGGCCCCTCCTCTTTCTACGCTGGCCTCTGATATTGAGTCTAAGACCGGTTTCAAAATAACCTCTCAGACTTTTGAGATCAGAGGCATTTGCCCCGACTGCCAACGTTCATGA
- a CDS encoding preprotein translocase subunit Sec61beta translates to MPKTAKKRKGKSGDSGRLPSGGAGLVRFFEDETPGIKVSPTIVVVFAAILVAATVWGHILSMKP, encoded by the coding sequence TTGCCTAAGACTGCTAAAAAAAGAAAGGGTAAATCTGGTGATTCGGGACGCCTTCCAAGTGGTGGCGCCGGGCTGGTTAGATTCTTCGAAGATGAAACACCCGGGATAAAGGTCAGTCCGACGATTGTGGTCGTATTCGCGGCGATTTTGGTTGCAGCGACCGTATGGGGTCATATTTTATCTATGAAACCATAA
- a CDS encoding carcinine hydrolase/isopenicillin-N N-acyltransferase family protein has translation MSLQRMAISALLLIIVLNSFSSYAAACTIFSASNGETTLVANNEDWSHTNFSILFYPKNSQGHGYAAFTHSEHFEDIRTGMNDQGVFIGSTLVPPSNVTPDPDIPYLNRDLFRYVLRTCASVNDSIDLFMQYNIADVWEWQILVADRFGESVVIVAGPDKTIQYIRKNATYQLITNGNIAYPELGQSSSSVQRYHQAKVLLEQIGSNITIANARDVLDAARSVYTAFSCVYDLVNRDLYVYFNHNFSKEVVLHLDNELKKGWHSFVLRDLFRSTTTTNLTETLSLTVTETST, from the coding sequence GTGTCGCTTCAGAGAATGGCAATTAGTGCTCTCTTATTGATCATTGTGTTGAACAGCTTCAGTTCATATGCTGCTGCTTGCACGATATTTTCGGCCTCAAACGGGGAAACAACACTTGTTGCAAATAATGAAGACTGGAGCCACACTAACTTTAGCATCCTTTTTTATCCAAAGAACAGCCAAGGTCACGGCTATGCTGCGTTTACGCACTCTGAGCATTTTGAAGACATCCGTACAGGAATGAATGATCAAGGTGTGTTCATAGGTAGTACGTTGGTTCCCCCCTCCAACGTGACGCCAGATCCAGATATACCGTATCTGAATCGGGATTTGTTTAGGTATGTTCTCCGAACTTGCGCCTCTGTCAACGATTCGATTGATCTGTTCATGCAATACAATATCGCGGACGTGTGGGAGTGGCAAATCCTTGTGGCTGATAGGTTTGGTGAGTCCGTCGTGATCGTCGCTGGGCCGGATAAAACTATACAATATATCCGGAAAAATGCAACATACCAACTAATCACAAACGGAAATATCGCCTATCCTGAACTCGGACAGAGCAGTTCCTCTGTACAGAGATATCATCAGGCAAAGGTGCTGTTGGAACAGATAGGATCCAACATCACTATTGCTAACGCGCGGGATGTACTGGATGCTGCCCGGTCGGTCTATACTGCGTTCTCTTGCGTTTACGATCTTGTGAATCGTGACCTCTATGTCTACTTCAACCACAATTTCTCAAAAGAAGTAGTGCTCCATCTTGATAATGAACTTAAGAAAGGTTGGCATTCATTCGTCTTGCGTGATCTTTTCCGCTCAACTACTACCACAAACCTCACTGAAACCTTATCACTCACTGTTACAGAAACTTCAACATAG
- a CDS encoding 50S ribosomal protein L44e codes for MKMSSTVNKYCPKCRGYTVHTVSVYKKGKDRSMAQGARRMARKTRGYGSFPKPIQKRFAKTTKKTVLKYKCKECGYTIQGKGLRLKKVEVQKG; via the coding sequence ATGAAGATGAGCAGTACGGTCAACAAATACTGTCCGAAGTGCAGGGGATATACCGTTCACACGGTAAGTGTATACAAGAAGGGAAAGGACCGCTCAATGGCTCAGGGTGCACGACGGATGGCACGTAAGACTCGTGGATACGGATCATTCCCGAAGCCTATCCAGAAACGATTTGCAAAGACCACAAAGAAGACGGTACTGAAGTACAAGTGTAAAGAATGCGGTTACACAATTCAGGGCAAAGGCCTGCGACTGAAGAAGGTCGAGGTTCAGAAGGGATAA